A stretch of the Nitrososphaerales archaeon genome encodes the following:
- the rpe gene encoding ribulose-phosphate 3-epimerase — translation MSIKIAPSILAGDLGNLRGEVERVERGGADLIHLDVMDGHFAPNITFGAGTVKALRKHSKLPFDAHLMISDPLRYIDRFIDAGCDIISIHVEVCTEKIFGEIGSKLNRNGVKAGIAINPDTEIPAWVFKIMNSLYLINVMSVQPGFSGQKFMPEVLPKISMVEQIIRANGFGTLIEADGGVDASNVHDLVRAGARILVAGSAVCGQPDAQKAIKEIREKALPAIREV, via the coding sequence ATGAGCATAAAGATAGCACCATCTATACTTGCAGGTGACCTAGGAAACCTTCGTGGTGAAGTTGAGAGGGTGGAAAGAGGAGGCGCGGATCTTATTCATCTGGATGTAATGGATGGACACTTTGCCCCAAACATCACGTTTGGTGCTGGAACTGTGAAGGCGCTACGCAAGCACAGTAAATTACCCTTTGATGCCCACCTTATGATATCTGATCCATTAAGATACATTGATAGATTCATTGATGCTGGCTGTGACATCATTTCTATACATGTAGAAGTGTGCACGGAAAAAATATTTGGGGAGATTGGAAGCAAGTTGAATCGAAATGGTGTGAAGGCTGGCATAGCGATTAACCCTGATACTGAAATACCGGCATGGGTGTTCAAGATTATGAATTCTCTTTACTTGATAAATGTAATGTCGGTTCAACCGGGTTTTTCAGGGCAGAAGTTCATGCCAGAGGTTCTTCCAAAGATAAGCATGGTGGAGCAGATCATTAGGGCTAATGGATTTGGCACGCTGATAGAAGCTGATGGCGGTGTAGATGCTTCGAACGTTCATGATCTGGTAAGAGCAGGTGCGCGTATACTCGTAGCGGGAAGTGCAGTATGTGGTCAGCCTGATGCGCAGAAGGCCATTAAAGAGATCAGGGAAAAGGCATTGCCAGCTATAAGAGAGGTATGA
- the fsa gene encoding fructose-6-phosphate aldolase has product MKIFLDTANIELIRKYNDMGILDGVTTNPTLLSKENGDPAEIMGEIVHIVKGPVSLEVVSTNAEGMMEEARRLKKFGPNVVIKIPMIPEGLKAIRILRNEGMNTNCTLIFSANQAVLAAKAGASYVSPFIGRLDDAGQVGMDVVRETVHIFRNYNFKTEVLVASVRHPLHVIEAGKIGAHVVTMPPDVLEKMMKHPLTDKGLRSFLDDWEKVKKANPKLTI; this is encoded by the coding sequence ATGAAGATATTCCTAGATACAGCTAACATTGAATTAATAAGGAAGTATAATGACATGGGCATACTAGACGGTGTTACTACTAACCCTACGCTGCTCTCTAAGGAGAATGGTGATCCTGCGGAAATAATGGGGGAGATCGTTCATATAGTAAAGGGTCCTGTCAGCTTGGAAGTTGTAAGTACCAATGCGGAAGGGATGATGGAGGAAGCTCGTAGGCTAAAGAAATTTGGTCCAAATGTTGTTATCAAGATACCAATGATACCTGAAGGGTTGAAGGCCATCAGGATTCTTAGGAATGAGGGCATGAACACCAACTGCACTTTGATATTTTCTGCAAACCAAGCTGTTTTGGCAGCTAAAGCAGGTGCTTCATACGTAAGCCCGTTCATTGGGAGACTGGATGATGCTGGTCAGGTCGGTATGGATGTGGTGAGGGAAACTGTACATATATTTCGAAATTATAACTTTAAGACTGAAGTGCTCGTTGCCAGCGTAAGGCACCCACTGCATGTAATTGAAGCGGGAAAGATAGGCGCTCATGTGGTCACTATGCCCCCAGACGTTTTGGAAAAGATGATGAAGCATCCATTGACAGACAAGGGTCTCCGTTCATTTCTAGATGACTGGGAGAAGGTAAAGAAGGCAAATCCTAAACTTACCATTTAA
- a CDS encoding transketolase family protein codes for MAKPMGDMRTGYGEALVELGAVNKNVVVVGGDTTQSLKTSLFGEKYPERFFNVGIAESNVVSIAVGLALSGKIPFASTYAAFIPGKCVDQIRNAIAYEKVNVKLVVSHGGLSVGPDGASHQQIEDYAITRAIPNMHVMVPADEIATRKLVFLAAEMHGPVYMRLARPKTALVYEKNGVDFRVGKSNVVRDGSDVTVIACGLMVPEAVEASEMLQKVGISCRVIDMFTLKPIDREVIVKAARETGAVVTAEEHNIHGGLGSAVAEVLVENYPIPMRMVAVRDTFGESGEHEELLKKYGLTANDIARAVQELVEKKRNEDIPRYS; via the coding sequence ATGGCAAAGCCAATGGGAGACATGAGAACTGGTTACGGTGAAGCACTGGTAGAACTTGGTGCGGTGAACAAAAACGTGGTTGTAGTTGGTGGGGATACGACACAGTCGTTGAAGACCAGTTTGTTTGGAGAGAAGTATCCGGAGAGGTTTTTCAACGTGGGCATTGCTGAATCAAATGTGGTTTCTATAGCTGTTGGCCTTGCACTTTCAGGAAAGATACCGTTTGCAAGCACCTATGCAGCATTCATACCTGGCAAGTGCGTTGACCAGATTAGAAATGCCATTGCATATGAGAAGGTAAATGTTAAACTAGTTGTATCACACGGTGGGCTAAGCGTTGGCCCAGACGGAGCATCGCATCAGCAGATAGAGGACTATGCCATAACTCGGGCGATACCAAATATGCATGTGATGGTGCCCGCAGATGAAATAGCAACTAGAAAGCTTGTGTTTCTAGCAGCGGAGATGCACGGTCCTGTTTATATGCGACTCGCAAGGCCCAAGACTGCACTTGTATATGAAAAGAATGGTGTGGACTTTAGAGTTGGCAAGAGCAATGTTGTTAGGGATGGAAGCGATGTAACGGTGATAGCCTGTGGCCTGATGGTTCCAGAAGCTGTTGAAGCATCTGAAATGCTGCAGAAGGTGGGAATATCTTGCAGGGTAATAGACATGTTTACCCTTAAACCAATAGATAGAGAGGTTATAGTGAAGGCGGCAAGAGAAACCGGTGCTGTAGTTACTGCGGAGGAGCATAATATTCATGGCGGTCTAGGATCTGCTGTTGCTGAGGTCTTGGTAGAGAATTACCCTATACCTATGAGAATGGTAGCTGTGAGAGACACATTTGGAGAATCTGGAGAGCACGAGGAGCTGTTGAAAAAATATGGTCTTACAGCAAATGATATAGCACGGGCAGTGCAAGAGCTTGTGGAGAAGAAAAGGAATGAAGATATTCCTAGATACAGCTAA
- a CDS encoding bifunctional ADP-heptose synthase → MLVIQVTFNSKERLKEVLKGFSGKRVLVIGDLMVDHYVETAAKKLSREAPIPVSDVIAENSFPGGAANLAANIASLGGRAAAVGLVGGDHEGDQLKSMLKMYNVDINGIITTSRPTSLKTRYFLDNRQHFRIDREIRSDADKNVTNELVNAVQSYNGKVDCVVVCDYDKGTVTPRLINRTVSFAKSQSIPITGQPKIKHYLDFIGFTCIKSNIREASKATGISIINESSLHNIGIHLMTKTECRTLVLTRGSKGLMIFEGNNMIQLPALTPSKEFRRAIGIRDAMMAVLSLSIASGANVLEASILSNIAAAVSRVGAQTLVLSTKDFDEYLYDGKDLKQEVTQVPLHR, encoded by the coding sequence ATGCTAGTGATACAGGTGACCTTTAATTCCAAGGAAAGATTAAAGGAGGTATTGAAGGGATTTTCAGGCAAGCGGGTTCTGGTTATAGGGGATCTGATGGTAGATCACTACGTTGAAACAGCTGCCAAGAAACTTTCTAGGGAAGCACCCATTCCCGTTAGCGATGTTATTGCAGAAAATTCATTCCCAGGAGGGGCCGCAAACTTGGCTGCTAACATCGCTTCCCTAGGAGGAAGAGCTGCAGCTGTGGGTTTAGTAGGCGGTGATCATGAGGGAGATCAGTTGAAGAGCATGTTGAAAATGTATAATGTAGATATAAATGGGATAATTACAACCTCAAGACCTACATCTCTTAAGACAAGGTACTTCCTTGATAATAGGCAGCACTTTAGAATAGACCGAGAAATAAGGAGCGATGCTGATAAGAATGTGACCAATGAGCTTGTCAATGCGGTTCAATCATACAATGGCAAAGTTGATTGTGTAGTTGTTTGCGATTATGACAAAGGGACGGTAACTCCAAGACTGATAAATCGCACGGTAAGTTTTGCAAAGAGTCAGAGTATTCCTATAACAGGGCAGCCGAAGATCAAGCATTACCTTGACTTTATTGGCTTTACATGTATAAAGTCGAACATAAGGGAAGCAAGCAAGGCAACTGGAATTTCCATCATCAACGAATCTAGTTTACATAACATAGGAATACATCTAATGACAAAGACTGAGTGCAGGACTCTTGTTTTGACAAGAGGCTCCAAGGGCCTAATGATATTTGAGGGAAACAACATGATCCAGTTGCCTGCGTTAACACCTTCAAAGGAATTTAGGAGAGCAATCGGCATTAGGGACGCTATGATGGCAGTGCTTTCCTTGTCAATAGCTTCAGGTGCAAATGTGCTAGAGGCATCCATTCTGAGCAATATTGCAGCTGCGGTCAGCAGGGTAGGTGCGCAAACGCTGGTTCTGTCAACGAAGGACTTTGATGAGTACCTGTACGATGGCAAGGATTTGAAACAGGAAGTAACACAGGTGCCATTGCACAGGTGA
- a CDS encoding transketolase, producing MESQELVRLTEISKNTRKLILETVVEAGSGHPGGSLSAVEMLVTLYFYKMRHDPKNPKWDERDRFILSKGHASPLIFAVLAQAGYFPIEELKTFRKINSRLQGHPDFKTPGIEYPGGSLGIGLSVSVGMALAAKLDNKTYRIYTLLGDGELQEGQVWEAALTAAKYRLDNLTAIVDRNGIQQDGLTEQIMPLEPLAAKWKAFNWNVIQIDGYNFEQIINALETAENTINRPTVVIAHTTKGKGVSFMEWSPEWHGKAPKKESLEKILKEELGL from the coding sequence TTGGAGAGTCAGGAACTTGTTAGGCTAACTGAAATATCGAAGAATACGAGGAAGCTTATATTGGAGACGGTTGTTGAGGCGGGATCTGGGCATCCCGGCGGTTCGCTATCTGCTGTAGAGATGCTTGTTACCCTGTACTTTTACAAGATGAGGCATGATCCTAAAAACCCCAAGTGGGATGAGAGGGACAGGTTCATACTTTCAAAGGGACATGCATCACCACTAATATTTGCAGTACTTGCGCAGGCAGGATACTTTCCTATAGAAGAACTCAAGACATTCAGGAAGATCAATAGCAGGCTACAGGGACATCCTGATTTTAAGACACCAGGCATTGAATATCCTGGCGGTTCCTTAGGTATAGGCCTGTCGGTCTCAGTTGGCATGGCACTTGCTGCAAAACTAGACAATAAGACTTACAGGATATACACGCTCCTAGGTGACGGTGAACTGCAGGAGGGGCAGGTATGGGAGGCAGCTCTGACGGCAGCCAAGTATAGACTGGATAACCTTACTGCAATTGTTGATAGAAATGGAATACAGCAGGATGGATTGACGGAGCAGATAATGCCCCTTGAGCCGCTGGCTGCCAAGTGGAAGGCATTCAACTGGAATGTGATACAGATCGATGGATACAACTTTGAGCAGATAATCAATGCGTTGGAAACGGCAGAGAATACTATCAACAGACCTACGGTGGTTATTGCGCATACGACCAAAGGCAAGGGCGTATCATTCATGGAATGGTCTCCAGAATGGCATGGCAAGGCGCCAAAGAAGGAATCCCTGGAGAAGATATTGAAGGAAGAATTGGGTCTATGA